The stretch of DNA TGTATACTTCATCTTTCGAGTTCGCACAGCCCTGTGTTTTTGTTAAACAGTTGCCTGGACCTATTCTCTGCGCCTCATATTGCTATGAGGACCCCTTATCCCGAAGTTACGGGGTCAATTTGCCTAGTTCCTTAACCATGAATCTCCCAACGCCTGAGTATATTCTACTCGACTACGTGTGTCCGTTTACGGTACGGGTACCACAGAGATGATGCTTAGCGGATTTTCTCGGGAGTTTGATTACCCACGCTATTGCCTTTCCCCGAAGGGAAGGGCATACTTTCGGAGTTCAACTCGGAAGGTGGATTTGCCTGCCTTCCTCTACATCTACGTCCTTCAACGGAGCAGTCCGTCGCTCCGCGGTGGTGTCACGCCTCCGTCTCCGCGTCGCTCCCTGAGGTAGTTGCGGAATATTAACCGCATCTGCCATCGGCTTCGCCGTTCGGCTGAGCCTTAGGGCCCGACTAACCCCGGGGTGATTGACATTGCCCGGGAAACCTTAGTCTTACGGCGGGAGGGAATCTTACCCTCCTTATCGTTACTTATACCTACATTTGCTTTTCCATGCGCTCCAGAAAGGGTCACCCCTCGCATTCTACGCACATGGAATGCTCCCCTACCGATACTTTTAATTTACATTACTATCCCGCGTCTTCGGTGTTTGCCTTATACCCGATTATTATCCATGCACGTCCCCTCGACCAGTGAGCTGTTACGCACTCTTTGAATGAATGGCTGCTTCCAAGCCAACATCCTGGCTGTCACCGGGAACATACTTCGTTAGACTAACTTAGGCAAAACTTCGGGACCTTAGACGGCGGTCCGGATTCTTCTCCTCTCGGGGACGGACCTTAGCACCCGCCCCCTTACTGCACAGCTTCTGTCCACAGGCATTCGGAGTTCGTCAGGTCGCGATAGGCGGTGAAGCCCTCTTGACCTATCGGTCGCTCTACCTCCTGAGGAGAACACTGCACGCGGCACCTAAATGCCTTTCGGGGAGTACGAGCTATCTCCAAGTTTGATTGGCCTTTCACTCCTACACACATCTCATCGGGAAGCTTTTCAACGCTTATCCGTTCGGACCTCCATCCCGCGTTACCGGGACTTCATCCTGGACATGTGTAGATCACTTGGTTTCGCGTCTACCACTACCAACTTAAACGCCCTATTCAGGCTCGCTTCCACTACGGATTCAAGTCTCATGACTCTTAACCTTGCTGGTAACGGTAACTCGTAGGTTCATTATGCAAAAGGCACGCCGTCACTGCTAAAAGCAGCTCCGACCGCTTGTAGGCGCATGGTTTCAGGAACTATTTCACTCCCCTCATTGGGGTGCTTTTCACCTTTCCCTCACGGTACTATTTCACTATCGGTCTCACAGGAGTATTTAGCCTTACCGGATGGTCCCGGCAGATTCACACAGGATTTCTCGTGTCCCGCGCTACTCAGGATACCGCTATGTCTTAATTGTCTTCGAATACGGGATTATCACCCTCTATGATCTCTCTTTCCAAAGAGTTCTTCTCAACAAATAAGTACAACAACGCGGTCCTACTACCCCGGCATTGCAAAAATACAACACCGGTTTGGGCTTTTCCCACTTCGCTCGCCACTACTAAGGGAATCATTTAATTATTTTCTTTTCCTCGGGGTACTAAGATGTTTCAGTTCCCCCGGTTTGCCTCACTACCTTTGCAGTGATACCTGTCCTTCTAACAGGTGGGTTGTCCCATTCGGAAATCTGCGTATCAATGGCTATTTGCACCTACACGCAGCTTATCGCAGCTTATCACGTCCTTCATCGCCTCTGTGAGCCTAGGCATCCGCCATGCGCCCTTATCTCGCTTCTTTAAAAAGTACTACCTTAAATAAAATCAAGATAGATACCCATACTTCAGCTACATCATCTATTATAGGCAATCATTTGCCTCGTCTATTCATGCAGTCTTGCTTGTATCAATATGCCAAAGAACTCATGCGATATATACACATCGCAAAGTGGAGAATAACGGATTCGAACCGTTGACCCCCTGCTTGCAAAGCAGGTGCTCTAGCCAGCTGAGCTAATCCCCCTAAAAATAGGGATTCCTAATCCAAGGTTCCTTCACTTACCTCCTACATATAAAAGGTATACGCTCAGGTAAACTTACCACCCTCAAACATCACTCTATCAAATCAGATGTAGTCCCAGGCAGACTTGAACTGCCGACCTCCACATTATCAGTGTGGCGCTCTAACCAACTGAGCTATAGGACTCAGGAGGCTTAACAAAATCTATAACCTAAAGACTCTGAGGAACCTATCGGGAAAGAAAGACAATAGTAGAGGCACAAGAGCTAAGAACAAACAAAACCCATAACCATCTCAAAAAAGATGAAGGTAAGCCCATCCAGAAAGGAGGTGTTCCAGCCGCACCTTCCGGTACGGCTACCTTGTTACGACTTAGCCCCAATCACCGGTTTCACCCTAGGCCGACCCTTGCGGTCACGGACTTCAGGCGCCCCCGGCTTTCATGGCTTGACGGGCGGTGTGTACAAGGCCCGGGAACGTATTCACCGCGCCATGGCTGATGCGCGATTACTAGCGAATCCAGCTTCGTGGGGTCGGGTTGCAGACCCCAGTCCGAACTGAGGCGCGCTTTCAGGATTAGATGCTACTCACATAACACCAACTCGCTGTACGCGCCATTGTAACACGTGTGTAGCCCCGGACGTAAGGGCCGTGCTGATTTGACGTCATCCCCGCCTTCCTCACACCTTGCGGCGGCAGTATCTACAGAGTGCCCGGCATTACCCGATGGCAACTATAAAAAGGGGTTGCGCTCGTTATGGCACTTAAGCCGACACCTCACGGCACGAGCTGACGACAACCATGCAGCACCTCCGCAGCAGTCCCGAAGGACCTCATCATCTCTGAATCGTTCCGCTGCAGTTCAAGCCCGGGTAAGGTTCCTCGCGTATCATCGAATTAAACCACATGTTCCTCCGCTTGTGCGGGCCCCCGTCAATTCCTTTGAGTTTCACCGTTGCCGGCGTACTCCCCAGGTGGGATGCTTAACGTTTTCACTTGGTCACTGATATATATATACCAACAACGAGCATCCATCGTTTACCGCGTGGACTACCAGGGTATCTAATCCTGTTCGATACCCACGCTTTCGAGCATCAGCGTCAGTTAAGCTGCAGTAAGCTGCCTTCGCAATCGGAGTTCTTCGTGATATCTAAGCATTTCACCGCTACACCACGAATTCCGCCTACCTTCAGCATACTCAAGCCCCCCAGTTCGCGCTGCAAGTCAGATGTTGAGCAACTGAATTTCACAACACGCTTAAAAGGCCGCCTACGCTCCCTTTAAACCCAATAAATCCGGATAACGCCCGGACCTTCCGTATTACCGCGGCTGCTGGCACGGAATTAGCCGGTCCTTATTCATGCAATACCTGCAATAACCCACACGTAGGCTAATTTATTCTTGCATAAAAGCAGTTTACAACCCATAGGGCCGTCATCCTGCACGCTACTTGGCTGGTTCAGGCTTACGCCCATTGACCAATATTCCTCACTGCTGCCTCCCGTAGGAGTCTGGACCGTGTCTCAGTTCCAGTGTGGGGGACCTTCCTCTCAGAACCCCTACCGATCGATGTCTTGGTGGGCCGTTACCCCGCCAACTAACTAATCGGACGCATCCCCATCTATTACCGCAAAACCTTTAGTCTACTGCTGATGCCAATCGAAGACCACATACGGTATTAGTCCGACTTTCGCCGGGTTATCCCGTGGTAATAGGTAGGTTGGATACGCGTTACTCACCCGTGCGCCGGTCGCCATCATCGGTTGCAAGCAACCAACATGCTGCCCCGCGACTTGCATGTGTTAAGCCTGTAGCTAGCGTTCATCCTGAGCCAGGATCAAACTCTCCATTGTAAAAATGACGTTCGCATTTAAAATGCATTTCCCGATTGGACTATACCTATAAAACAATAAAAAAGCTTTACAGCTCACATCGCTTTATCTAAAGTGCTATCAAGCACCCAGGTCTCATCGTCCATATAAAGTAACACCCAAAAAGGCGTCACCCGCTCTTGTACTACTACTGTCTATCAATACTTTCAATGAACTCTTTTCAATACACTCCCAAAGCTAAAAAATAACCCGAAAGCGGATGCAAAGGTATGTCTTTCTTTATCACCCGCCAAATATTTCAATCAAAAACTTGCCCCACCTTTGCTATTTTAACATTTAAACACAAATCACTCTCTTTTCTTTAGCCTATTTACCTTATTATATATAAAGATGGAAACGTGCGGAAAAGCGACAAGAAAGGCGATCTTTCCGAACAAAACCGGCGCGTTCTACGAAGCTCTTCTTTCCCTTCCTGACTTTCGGTCTCTGCATCCTCGCCATACGAAAGCTAAGAAAACACCCTCCAAAAGCTAAGAAAACGCAATGCAAAAGCTAAGAGAATGCGAGCCAAAAGCTAAGAGTTGGAAATCCGTTTTGTAAGCGTCTGATGGTCAGAACCTTCCAACGCCCTTTTCCAAAAGCAAAAAGAGCCTTCCCTTCTTGTTCTTTTTCTCCACCCGATTTCTTACTGTCACCGTCGCCTCTCATCCCATTTTTCAAGGAAATCAGGCAGAAAAGCTCTGCAACACCACTCCTTTTCTTACCTTTGCAGATAGAACCGAAACCACTGATCCACGCCTCTGGCAGGGCGAATTCTCGTCGGGTGCGGGGCATCATAAACAAAAAAAACAGGAATTCGTGCAGTCTTTTCGCCTCATGTTTCTCCCTTTAAGTAAAAGAGGACATCTCTTTGCTCGAAAAACGATGAATATAGACGCATGCAGACAGGGCGACCGGAAGGCTCTCGGAGAACTATATGCGGCATATTCCCACCGCTTGATGGGGATATGCCGCCGCTATGTAAAAGACGAAAGCGTGGCCGAAGACCTGCTTCACGATGCTTTCATTCTGATATTCGCCTCGATAGGCACCCTCAAAGACGATGCCCGACTGGAGGGATGGATGTCTACCATTGTGCGGAATCTATGTCTGCACCATCTGCAAAGTTCTTCGCGACCGACAGAATCGCTGGATGTACTCCCGGAAGAACCCTCTTACGGCGAGCCCTCAGAGGACGACCCTATCGCAGACTTGGACACGCTGTTGGCCGCTATCGAGGCTCTGCCCAAGGGAAGCCGAGAGATTTTCAAGCTATCGGTGCTCGACGAACTATCGCACAAGGAGATTGGGCAGTTGCTGGGCATAGCTCCTCACAGTTCGTCTTCGCAGTTGTTCAGAGCAAAGAAGATGCTTCGCGGCATGCTGCGCCACCTTTGGTTGCTGCTTTTGCTGGCATCTGCACCGCTGTGGGTCTATTTTTTCACAACCAACAAGGAAGAACGCCTTTCGGAAAACAGACCTGCGACCGTGAATCGGCCTCCCAACAAACGACAGAAAACAGACCTCAAAGAAGGAGGGAAAACGGCGAGAACAACCGATTTCCAGGTTCAAGCTCCCTCTCACCAAGGGTTGTATAGGGCCGCTAAAGGAGAACATCATACCGATTCTGCCACCGATACGCGGATCAAAGTGCTCGATGCGGGAGCAGACATACGCCCCGCCATGGCCCATTCTGATGCCATACAACAGCTCATCGCTGTGCACCCGACAACTACAGACTCGCTCCTACTGTTGCCTTCGCTGCCCCACCGGGACGACAGAACGGCCAACGCGGGTGCAGAAATCCACCGAAAGAAACGCTATCCCTGGACGTTCAACCTCGGTTCTTCGTCAAATGCGACGACGGGTGCGGGCTTATCCAACGAGAATTATCTCTCGGTGATAGACTATGCCAAAGGGGGTGCAGCCTCGAAGATCCACACTTGGGAGGAATACAAAGACTATATGACCCGCAACGAGGCTTTGATGGACTCGGCGGAGCGCGTTCGGCTCGCCCGGATAGGCACCTATTTCTCTTCCGGCAACAAGGGTTTGGGCGAAGATGTGCGGCATCATCGGCCTCGAGGACTTGGCTTGTCGCTCAACAAACAGCTCGATGCGCATTGGATTTTCGGTACAGGTGTGACCTATACGCTGCTAAAATCGGAACGAACGAGCCAATTCCACCACACCGCCATCCTCAAAACGCAACGCATCTCGTATATCGGCATTCCGCTTCGGCTCACCTATCGCATCTGGGAAAAAGGCCGTTTCATGGCTTATGCCACAGGCGGCGTGACGCTCGAACTGCCCGTCAGCGGTTCGTTGCAAACGAAATACATCACCGGCAGCGACTCGATCAGCAGCTTTAGAAACACGCTCCGGCCTCGTTTCCAATGGTCGGTGGGCCTGGGCGTAGGCCTTCAGTATCGGCTTTTCAGGCCCTTCAGCTTCTACATCGAGCCCAATGCCGGCTATTACTTCCGAAACGGCAGCACCATCGAGACCTATCGCACGGCACATCCCTTCACGTTCGGCGTTCCGTTCGGGCTCCGACTCACGTGGTGACGAGATTTTCCGCTTTCCTAAATACACATTTGGAAATGTTGGAAAAATGTCGTATATTTGCCAAAAAGGAATCAAAGAAAGGAGTAAAGATGACAACTCTTCAATTGAACAATGAATTGCAACGACAATTGAGCTACATCTCTGACGACGCAATTTTACTGAAAAAGGCCATCAACTATATTAAACAGTTGGGTAAAGAACGCCATGCGGCATACGCACAAGAAGACTTGAACGCAGATATCGACAAACTGCTGACCGTCTTTCACGTAGAAAACATTACCCAAGAGGAGATCAACCGTGAATGCGAAATGGTGAGGAGGGAGCAATTCAGTAAGAAAACTGCGAAATGAAAGTCGTTATTGACACGAATTTATGGATTAGTTTCTTGATGGGAGGTTCTTCTTCAGATCGTTTGGAGAAACTGTTCCGAAACCATTCCATCAAAATTGTCATGTCAGAACAATTGGAATCTGAAATCATGAATGTTGTGCAGCGTCCTAAATTCCGCAAATATTTCACGGAGAAAGATTATCAACATTTACTTTATTTTATACGAAGACGCTCCGAATACCATGAACCTCCGAGAGTCAATCGCTATTGCCGCGACCCCAAAGATGATTTCCTACTCGAATTAGCTCTCGTATCTAACGCCCACTTTCTATTAACTGGAGATGAGGATTTACTGATAGTGGAACACGTTGGTAAATGTTGTATTCTTACACTCTCTGCATTTGAACAGCATTACAAAATTTAGCCTGAAGGTAAATGCCTAAGATAAGGGAGAGCTATCCGTCTCATATCCCTCCTTTTCCCTCTCTTTCCTTGCAGTCTTTTCCTCGATTTCGCCTCTTTATCCATAGAGACGAATCAACGAAAAGACGATGTACAACCTACAAGACTATCTATATAACGGACTGATATTTGTCAACAACATCCTGCGAAAACGGCATAAGAAACTCACTTCGCTGATGATCTATTCTACCACCAGCTGTCAGTCGCGTTGCCAACACTGCTCCATTTGGAAGAAACCAACCGTCCATTTAACTCTGAACGACATTATCCAACTGATGAACAGCCGATGTATCACCCCTCAAACAGTCGTGGGACTGGAGGGCGGAGAGTTTGTTCTGCATCCCGAGGCCGACGAAATCATGCAATGGTTCGACACGCATCACCCCAACTACACGCTGCTTACCAACGCTCTGGCCGTAGAAAAGGTGATCGCTGCCGTGAAACGCCATCGCCCCAAACATCTGTATGTGTCTCTCGATGGCAAGCGGGACACCTATTTATATATGCGCGGCAGAGATGGATACGACAAGGTGATGCAGGTGATCGAGGCCTGTAAAACACGCTTGCCGGTATCGTTGATGTTCTGTCTTTCTCCCTGGAACACGTTCGAAGACATGACACACGTCATCGAGATAGCCCAAAAATACGGGATCGATGTGCGTATCGGCATCTACAGTACGATGTCTTTCTTCGACACAACAAAGGGCCTGATGGAGACGAACGACAACGATTTTCTTTCGAAAATACCGCCCGGCATCCATCAAACAAAGGAGAACTACGACTTTGTGGCTCTGTATGACGAGTGGAAAAACCAACGACTGCAACTGCGTTGTCACAGCATTTTCAGTGAGTTGGTGGTGCACTCCAATGGCGATGTGCCATTATGCCAAAACTTAGATGTGATCTTGGGCAACATTCATCATAACACATTGGACGAGATTTTCAACTCTCGCCCAACTCGTAAGACGCAATGCCGCTATTCGAACACCTGCAACAACTGCTGGATCAACTACCATCGGAAATACGACATCATCCTTTTGCGAAACCTCGAAAAGATGTTTCCCAAACGATTGATCGAGCTTTTCTACGGCAAATATCAATGGACGAACTGTCGCCACACCACCTATCGCCGCCATATCAAAAGTATAACCGCTTCAACATTCACACGATGAACTATTTGAAGAGCCTCATCACCCGATATAAAAATCGTCGCAGCAACTCCGTTTTGACCGACTGCTACACACACTCATATGCTCTTGTGGGGTTAGGAAACCATTGCATCGAGAATCTCTTGCCCGTCATCCACCATCTGCAATTGCCTTTAAAGTATGTTTGTTGCACGTCTAAGCAGAAAGCAAACTTCATCACGAGAAAGTATCCAGGCGTAAAAGGAACCGTCTCTCTTCCCGAAATCTTGAACGATAGGGCTGTTTCGGGTGTCTTTGTAGCCACCCATCCGCAGGCACATTTCGATATTGCAGGCAGCATGATCGAAGCCGGTAAAGCTCTTTTCATCGAAAAACCACCCTGCAAAGACGGTGCACAGCTCTCGGCATTGCTCGAAAAGAGAAAGCAATATGGCGAACAACCCATCATCGTGGGCCTGCAACGACGTTTTGCTCCGGCAACGCACATCCTGCGAAAACAACTGAAGAAAGACGCCGCTTACCACTATCATTATCGCTATCTCACAGGGCTCTACCCCGAAGGTGATGCTTTGCTCGACCTGATGATTCATCCACTCGATTACGTTTCCTTTCTCTTCGGACCGGCAACGATCAAGGCTTCCGAGTCCATCCAACTCAAAAACGGCGGGCAGACGTGGTTCATTCTCCTGCAACATCAACGAGTGACGGGTATCATCGAACTGTCTACGGCCTACTCTTGGGCACAATCTGAAGAGCAATTGGACATCAATACCAATGGCGGACGTTATACTTTGCACAATCTCGAACAGCTGAATTTCTGCCCAAAGCAGCCTTCTCCGTTTGGGATTCCTTTGGAAAAGGTCTTTACCAACAGCTCTACCCGCTGTCTATACAGCCCAAACAGTTTCATTCCGACCGTCCGCAACAACTCCATCTATACACAAGGATTCCTCACAGAGATAAAAACCTTTGCCGAAATGGTAGAGAAAAGGCGCGAAGATACGGGTCTATTCGGCTTGGAAAGCCTTGCAGGCACCTACGCTCTGATCGATCAACTGCGCAAAAAAGAAAACGTTTAAAGTGCCGGAACGCGACCACATGCAAAAGCATCCGCTCCCTTTCGGCCAACCATAATGACCATTTTTTAACGAATAAAACCATCATGATGAAGAGAAAAATGCTGTATGTGCTGATGAGCCTGTTAGGTTTCTCGGCCTGTTCTTCCGAAAACGCAGTGCTTGACGCCCCGCAAGTGTATGATGTTTCACGCTCGGACTGTAAACGAAATGCCTCGAAAGCAGACAGCCGACCCGAGTATTACGAAGCTGTTGAGCAAACAAAGGCCACACTCAGTCTGACCTTAGCAACAGACGGAGTTTTGAAAGGACGCTTCGAAAACGTAACGGATCTCTGCGGAGTCGACCGCTTTTCGGTAGAAGCGCGTATGATTTCGGGGAACATCAGATTGATTCTACGCCCCAACTACCTGCCAGGCAGCGAGCTACTCGACTGCATTTGCGTGTACGATGTGGACTTTAAAGCCCGTCGATTCACGTCGGGTAGCCATCGTTTGCAGGTCTACAAGGCCTTGGAGGGCGAGTCGATCGACCGCGCAAGAGTGCTTTATGACGGTCAGATGACCCTTCAACAGGGTCAAACCATACAACTCGAGCTCAACCGATAGTCTGCTTCCAACAGACCGTCTGCCATCCTTTGCCCCGCAACGCACAAGCTACTGTGCGGGCATCGGTCGACAATGATGTCGAAAAAGACCTTTCACACTCATACAATTGGGCTTCCATCCCCACCCGATCCCCCTCTTTCGACACCACCGAAAGAGGGGTTTTATTGTGCGAAAGCACAAAAAGACGGCCTCAACAGTCGTTAACTCATTTATTTTCACTACCTTTGCAGCGTTCAAACGAAGGCGTTGTCTGTTATGGCTGGGTGGCAACGAATGGTTGAACGAGTGATAATAGACAGAGTTTCTGTGCAAGTTGGCAAGCAAACAGCCCCGCAAACGGGCAGCTTGCAAGAACAAAACCGGTGAGCGCACAGGTTGTTTCGATACGCAAACGGCAAGCGGGGAAACTCATAAACGCAACAAAACATTTGAAGACATTTGAAGAATTGGGCGTGAGCGAGCAGATTTGCCGCGCCATTGAAGAGCTGGGCTTCGAGCAGCCCATGCCAGTTCAGGAAGAAGTAATCCCCTATCTGTTGGGAAATGGTAACGATGTCATCGCTCTGGCGCAAACAGGAACGGGCAAGACCGCCGCTTATGGCATACCCGTACTGCAAAAAACAGATCCCCAGAGCAAACAAACACAAGCTTTGATTTTAAGTCCGACGCGCGAACTTTGCCTGCAAATCGCCGACGACCTGGCCGACTTTTCCAAGTATATCCAGGGTTTACACGTCGTGCCCGTTTACGGAGGAGCTTCCATCGAGATGCAAATCCGCCAACTCAGAAAGGGTGCACAGATCATCGTTGCTACTCCGGGACGCCTCATCGACTTGATGAAGCGCGGCGTAGCACAGCTCGATGCCGTGAATAACGTGGTGCTCGACGAGGCAGACGAGATGCTCAACATGGGCTTTACCGAAAGTATCAACGCCATTTTCGAAGGTGTTCCCGCCGAAAGGAACACGCTCTTGTTCTCGGCCACCATGAGTAGAGAAATCGAAAAGATTGCCAAGAGCTATCTGCACGACTACAAAGAGATTGTCGTCGGCAGCCGGAACGAGGGTGCAGAGAAGGTGAACCACATCTATTATATGGTGAATGCGAAGGACAAATACCTGGCTTTGAAACGCCTGGTCGACTTCTACCCGCGCATTTTCGCCATTATCTTCTGCCGAACGAAGGTAGAGACGCAAGAGATTGCCGACAAACTGATTCGAGATGGCTACAATGCAGAAGCCCTTCACGGCGATTTGAGTCAGCAACAGCGAGACCTCACGATGCAGAAGTTCCGTAATCACAACGTGCAGTTCCTTGTTGCCACCGATGTAGCGGCCCGTGGGCTCGACGTCGACGACCTGACGCACGTCATCAACTATGGTTTGCCCGACGACATCGAGAGCTACACCCATCGAAGCGGCCGTACCGGGCGCGCCGGAAAGAAAGGAACGTCGATCTCCATCATCCATACCCGCGAACGCTCGAAGGTGAAAGCCATCGAGAAAATCATCCAAAAAGAGTTCGTAGACGGCACGTTGCCCTCGGCAAAAGAGATCTGCAGCAAACAGCTTTACAAGGTGATGGACGAGATTCTCAAGGTAGACGTCAACGAAGAAGACATTGCGCCCTTCCTGGAGGAAATCAATCGCCACTTTGAATACATCGATAAGGAAGACCTGATCAAAAAGATTGTGAGCATGACCTTTGGTCGTTTTCTCGATTATTATGCCAATGCGCCCGAAATCGAAAAGCCTTCGGGCAAGCGAAGCGAACGAAACGCGGGCAGATCGGAGCGCGGCGGGCGTACGGAACGGGGCACAAGAGGACAGCGAAAGGCCGAAGCGGGCTATTGTCGCCTCTTTATCAACCTCGGAAAAGACGACGGTTTTTATCCCGGCGAGGTGATGCAGTTCATCAATCGCCATGTGCACGGCCGGCAAGAGGTGGGTCACATCGATTTGCTGGGCAAGTTTTCGTATATCGAAGTGCCCGAGACCGACGCGCAAAAGGTGATTCGTGCCATCGACGGAACCCAATACAAAGGGCGCGATGTGCGCTGCAACCATGCCGATGAGCCCGGCCATGGCCGTGCCTACGGTGGTGGAAAAGGCGGCAGAAAGACCGGGCGTTACGACGTTTTTAAGGGAAAACCGAACACCGAAAGCAACGGCAAGCGTGGCAAACGCCAACAACGCAGCTTGGAAGAAGAGGCCAACACGGGCGACTGGCGACAGTTTTTCCAGCACAACACGCCGAAACTGAAAGGCGAGGAGCCCGATTTCTCGGAAGAGGGATGGGCCAGACGCCGCCCCAAGAAATAGTCTTCGTTCCGCCGTTTCTGCGAAAGGGGAAACGAACATTCGATCAAGGCTCCGACAAAAGCTTAGCTTTCACATCCCAAAAGCTAAGAAAATGCAATGCAAAAGCTAAGAGATGGCTGTGCCATCTCTTAGCTTTTAAAATATCTTTTATAACCACCTGTATTTCAAGGGCTTGCCAAGCTGCATACGTTCGTCCGCTAAGCAGGAGCGAAACGGGCGGTATCTGCCGCCGCACAAACCCTTTGAGGACGGAGGGAAAATACTTGTTTAGAGTCCCATCTCGCGCAACAGACGGTGGGCATGGCCCCATTTGTCCATCATGAAGAGCACGAAACGAATGTCGACACCGATGCAACGAGCCAGTCGGGCGTCGAAGTTGATGTCGCTCGAGAGGCTGTCCCAATTGCCGTCGAAAGCCAAACCGATGAGTTCGCCCTTACCGTTGAACATGGGCGAACCGCTGTTTCCGCCGGTGATGTCGTTGTTGGTGAGGAAGCAGAGATGCATTTGACCCGTTGTTTTGTCGGTATATCGACCGAAATCGCGGGCCGAGAGCAGTTCTTTCATGATGGGTTCGGCCTCGTAGTCGGTGATGTGTGCCGCGCGATTCATCTTCTCGACGATACTCTCGGGGGTGGTATAATAGCCCGAGGGCTTGCCGCCGAGCTCGAATTCCTTCACCTGTCCGTAGCTCAGACGCATGGTAAAGTTGGCGTCGGAGTAGTGAGGCAGGTCGGCTTCCATCCGCAATTTAGCCGCACAGAGATAGCGTTCTTGTGTCTCGATGGAATCGTTGATGGCCCCCATTCCCTCGTTGAGATCATAGAAAACATCCATCACGTCTTGTCCGAAACGCACACCGGGATCGGCTTTGTAGGCTTTGGTGTTGTAATAGAGCTTCGCCCCCTTCTTCATGAGCAGCGAACGGGTGTAGAGATAGTCGACAAAGCGGGTGTAGTCGCCCTCGAAACGGGTGTCGATAGTGGTGTAGAATTTAGGCAGATAGCGGGCATCGACATGCTCACGGTAGTTCTTGAGAAGGACAGAAAGCACCTCACGGTCGAGCGCAGCGTCCCATTCGTTGCTATTGTCGGCAAAAGAATGATATTTTTTAGCTGCGTTTTTCTTCGGTCCTTTCACCTCCATGCCCGTGGCAAGTTGCATGGCACGGGTAGAGAACTCATTGGTTCGGCGGAAGGTTTCGCGCCAATACATCATCGTTCGCACCCGCTCCTGCCGGCGGGCATAGAGCTTTTCGAGCAGCGGAAAACTGAGTTGGCCCTTGAGAAAACCTGTAGAGTCTTGCCATTGACGGAGCCGTGCCTCGTAATCGCGCTTCTGTTGAATGATGCCTATCGAGTCGATACATTTGTTCATACCGATAGAGTTTTTCCAATAGTTGGCACTTTGGGCAAACTTCGAGTCGT from Prevotella sp. oral taxon 475 encodes:
- a CDS encoding DEAD/DEAH box helicase; this encodes MKTFEELGVSEQICRAIEELGFEQPMPVQEEVIPYLLGNGNDVIALAQTGTGKTAAYGIPVLQKTDPQSKQTQALILSPTRELCLQIADDLADFSKYIQGLHVVPVYGGASIEMQIRQLRKGAQIIVATPGRLIDLMKRGVAQLDAVNNVVLDEADEMLNMGFTESINAIFEGVPAERNTLLFSATMSREIEKIAKSYLHDYKEIVVGSRNEGAEKVNHIYYMVNAKDKYLALKRLVDFYPRIFAIIFCRTKVETQEIADKLIRDGYNAEALHGDLSQQQRDLTMQKFRNHNVQFLVATDVAARGLDVDDLTHVINYGLPDDIESYTHRSGRTGRAGKKGTSISIIHTRERSKVKAIEKIIQKEFVDGTLPSAKEICSKQLYKVMDEILKVDVNEEDIAPFLEEINRHFEYIDKEDLIKKIVSMTFGRFLDYYANAPEIEKPSGKRSERNAGRSERGGRTERGTRGQRKAEAGYCRLFINLGKDDGFYPGEVMQFINRHVHGRQEVGHIDLLGKFSYIEVPETDAQKVIRAIDGTQYKGRDVRCNHADEPGHGRAYGGGKGGRKTGRYDVFKGKPNTESNGKRGKRQQRSLEEEANTGDWRQFFQHNTPKLKGEEPDFSEEGWARRRPKK
- a CDS encoding S46 family peptidase; its protein translation is MKKSTLLIAALMTFGTVKADEGMWTLYNLPQAVYRQMQSEGFLLPYRDLYESKDAIKNAVVNFSGYCSGVVVSPDGLVFTNHHCGFEAIRSHSTVEHDYMLNGFFAKTLADELPNKDMFVSFMREQKDVTPQLESLGYSRCGKDQQAAMVDSLQRALTDSVRQIDPTLHVDIDPFYEGNRHYATVYQDFTDLRLVFTVPKSMGKFGGETDNWMWPRQTCDFSVFRIYADPKTNGPAAYSKDNVPYHPQHWARPSLEGYQVGSFAMTMGYPGSTSRYISSYGIVERRDAENTPRAQVRGVKQEVMRRYMRASEAVRIKYDSKFAQSANYWKNSIGMNKCIDSIGIIQQKRDYEARLRQWQDSTGFLKGQLSFPLLEKLYARRQERVRTMMYWRETFRRTNEFSTRAMQLATGMEVKGPKKNAAKKYHSFADNSNEWDAALDREVLSVLLKNYREHVDARYLPKFYTTIDTRFEGDYTRFVDYLYTRSLLMKKGAKLYYNTKAYKADPGVRFGQDVMDVFYDLNEGMGAINDSIETQERYLCAAKLRMEADLPHYSDANFTMRLSYGQVKEFELGGKPSGYYTTPESIVEKMNRAAHITDYEAEPIMKELLSARDFGRYTDKTTGQMHLCFLTNNDITGGNSGSPMFNGKGELIGLAFDGNWDSLSSDINFDARLARCIGVDIRFVLFMMDKWGHAHRLLREMGL